A single window of Algiphilus sp. DNA harbors:
- a CDS encoding SDR family oxidoreductase gives MHRLFDLSDRVALVTGASRGIGEATARLLAEHSAHVIISSRKQEACEAVAESIRADGGKATAIAAHQGTPEALEALVAQAEREAGPIRILVNNAATNPYFGHIADTDLNMVDKTLQVNIRGYFDLSSRVAHRMRQHGGGAIVNIASINGVRPAVDQGIYSITKAAVINMTQAFAKECADWGIRCNCVLPGLTETKFASALTGDEEQLERFLRYIPMKRTAQPEEIAPAVLYLASDAASYVTGTSLTVDGGYLA, from the coding sequence ATGCACAGACTCTTCGACCTCAGCGATCGCGTCGCCCTGGTGACGGGCGCCTCGCGCGGCATCGGCGAGGCCACCGCCCGCCTGCTCGCCGAGCACAGCGCCCACGTGATCATCTCCAGCCGCAAGCAGGAAGCCTGCGAGGCGGTCGCGGAGTCGATCCGCGCCGACGGCGGCAAGGCAACGGCCATCGCCGCCCACCAGGGCACCCCCGAGGCGCTCGAGGCGCTGGTCGCGCAGGCGGAGCGCGAGGCCGGACCGATCCGGATCCTGGTCAACAACGCCGCGACCAACCCCTACTTCGGCCACATTGCCGACACCGACCTCAACATGGTCGACAAGACCCTGCAGGTGAACATCCGCGGCTACTTCGACCTGTCGTCGCGCGTGGCGCACCGCATGCGGCAGCACGGCGGCGGCGCGATCGTGAACATCGCCAGCATCAACGGCGTGCGACCGGCGGTGGATCAGGGCATCTATTCGATCACCAAGGCCGCCGTGATCAACATGACGCAGGCCTTCGCCAAGGAATGCGCCGACTGGGGCATCCGCTGCAACTGCGTGCTGCCCGGGCTCACCGAGACCAAGTTCGCCAGCGCCCTCACCGGCGACGAGGAGCAGCTGGAACGATTCCTGCGTTACATCCCGATGAAGCGCACGGCGCAGCCCGAAGAAATCGCGCCCGCCGTGCTCTACCTCGCGTCCGACGCGGCCAGCTACGTCACCGGCACATCCCTGACCGTCGACGGCGGCTACCTCGCCTGA
- the gtfA gene encoding sucrose phosphorylase, with translation MILRNQPQLIAYPDRMGDNIADLHGVLTKHFSRCFGGVHLLPPFPSNADGGFSPLTHREIDARYGDWDDFEAMAAEYDMCLDLVLNHIADESPEFQDYLAKGKDSRYAELFVDVDALGEITPDDLAKIHIRKEKEPFREVVLADGSKRRVWCTFTEKQVDLNYDAEVTYDFMEENLRVMTGHGVKLFRLDAFGYTTKKIGTSCFLVEPDVYDILGWFHRAANSMGAEVLPEVHDHSSYQFAIGMRGMRPYGFALPPLLLYSLLDANSVYLKNWLRVCPRNQITVLDTHDGICIPDVEGILPAEQIQAVIDNVSQRSADPILRRSAANVHSVGAIYQLTCTFYDALKQNDDAYIAARAIQLFAPGIPQVYYVGLLAGTNDDELMDRTGELRDINRGYFSLDDVDACVEKPVVRRLMQLLEFRKSHPAFRGKFDLVYSNDSSVCMQWKNGDAKAVLFVDLNFKKTTIRYRDERTGRMISRVC, from the coding sequence ATGATCCTTCGCAACCAGCCTCAGCTCATCGCCTACCCCGACCGCATGGGCGACAACATCGCCGACCTGCACGGGGTGCTGACGAAGCACTTCTCGCGCTGTTTCGGCGGCGTCCATCTGCTGCCGCCGTTTCCGTCCAACGCCGACGGCGGCTTCTCGCCGCTGACGCATCGCGAGATCGACGCGCGCTACGGCGACTGGGACGACTTCGAGGCGATGGCGGCGGAGTACGACATGTGCCTCGACCTGGTGCTCAACCACATCGCCGACGAGTCACCGGAGTTCCAGGACTACCTTGCCAAGGGCAAGGACAGCCGCTACGCAGAACTGTTCGTCGATGTCGACGCGCTCGGGGAGATCACGCCCGACGACCTGGCCAAGATCCATATCCGGAAGGAGAAGGAGCCCTTCCGCGAGGTGGTGCTGGCCGACGGCAGCAAGCGCCGCGTCTGGTGCACCTTCACCGAGAAGCAGGTGGACCTCAACTACGACGCCGAGGTCACCTACGACTTCATGGAGGAGAACCTCCGCGTCATGACCGGGCACGGCGTCAAGCTGTTCCGGCTCGACGCCTTCGGCTACACCACCAAGAAGATCGGCACCAGCTGCTTCCTGGTGGAGCCGGATGTCTACGACATCCTGGGCTGGTTCCACCGCGCCGCCAACTCGATGGGCGCCGAGGTCCTGCCAGAAGTGCACGACCACTCCAGCTACCAGTTCGCCATCGGCATGCGCGGCATGCGGCCCTACGGCTTCGCGCTGCCGCCGTTGCTGCTGTACTCGCTGCTCGACGCCAACAGCGTCTATCTCAAGAACTGGCTGCGCGTCTGCCCGCGCAACCAGATCACGGTGCTCGACACTCACGACGGCATCTGCATTCCCGATGTCGAGGGCATCCTGCCGGCCGAGCAGATCCAGGCCGTCATCGACAACGTGTCGCAGCGCAGCGCCGACCCCATCCTGCGCCGGTCGGCGGCCAACGTGCACAGCGTGGGCGCGATCTACCAGCTCACCTGCACCTTCTACGACGCCCTCAAGCAGAACGACGACGCCTACATCGCGGCGCGCGCCATCCAGCTCTTCGCACCCGGCATTCCGCAGGTCTACTACGTGGGCCTGCTCGCCGGCACCAACGACGACGAACTCATGGACCGCACCGGCGAGCTGCGCGACATCAATCGCGGCTACTTCTCGCTCGACGATGTCGATGCCTGCGTCGAGAAGCCGGTCGTGCGGCGTCTCATGCAGCTGCTCGAATTCCGCAAGTCGCATCCCGCCTTCCGCGGCAAGTTCGACCTGGTGTACTCCAACGATTCCAGCGTCTGCATGCAGTGGAAGAACGGCGACGCCAAGGCCGTCCTGTTCGTGGATCTCAACTTCAAGAAGACCACCATCCGCTATCGCGACGAGCGCACGGGCCGCATGATCTCGCGCGTCTGCTGA
- a CDS encoding glutathione S-transferase family protein has protein sequence MGRLVEGVWRDEWYDTSSTGGAFRREDAGFRNWVTADGSPGPSGEGGFAAESGRYHLYVSMACPWAHRTLVFRAIKGLTPHVGVSVVHPHMLENGWEYKPESEPLHGYRFHHQLYTHVKADYTGRVTVPVLWDRQRETIVSNESAEIIRMFNSAFDGITGNTDDYCPAELRDAIDAVNAQVYDTVNNGVYRCGFATTQAAYEAPFHALFATLDELEKRLDGQRWLCGDRLTEADWRLFTTLVRFDAVYHGHFKCNKRRIRDYPALSRYLRALLAVPGVADTVDIEQCKQHYYVSHGTINPTGVVPLGPDPLF, from the coding sequence ATGGGCAGGCTGGTCGAAGGCGTATGGCGCGACGAGTGGTACGACACCTCCAGCACGGGCGGCGCCTTCCGGCGCGAGGACGCCGGCTTCCGCAACTGGGTGACCGCGGACGGCAGCCCGGGGCCGAGCGGCGAGGGCGGCTTCGCGGCCGAGTCGGGCCGCTACCATCTCTACGTGTCGATGGCCTGCCCGTGGGCGCACCGCACGCTGGTGTTTCGCGCGATCAAGGGCCTGACGCCGCACGTCGGCGTGTCGGTCGTGCACCCGCACATGCTGGAGAACGGCTGGGAGTACAAGCCCGAGTCGGAGCCGCTGCACGGCTACCGTTTCCACCATCAGCTCTATACGCACGTCAAGGCGGACTACACCGGCCGCGTGACCGTGCCGGTGCTGTGGGACCGGCAGCGCGAAACCATCGTCTCGAACGAATCGGCGGAGATCATCCGCATGTTCAACTCGGCCTTCGACGGCATCACCGGGAACACCGACGACTACTGTCCGGCCGAGCTGCGGGACGCGATCGACGCAGTCAACGCGCAGGTCTACGACACCGTCAACAACGGCGTGTATCGCTGCGGCTTCGCGACCACGCAGGCGGCGTACGAGGCGCCCTTCCACGCCCTGTTCGCGACCCTGGACGAGCTGGAGAAGCGGCTCGACGGCCAGCGCTGGCTGTGCGGCGACCGCCTGACCGAAGCGGACTGGCGCCTGTTCACCACCCTGGTGCGCTTCGACGCCGTCTACCACGGCCATTTCAAGTGCAACAAGCGACGCATCCGCGACTATCCGGCGCTCTCGCGCTACCTGCGCGCGCTGCTGGCCGTTCCCGGCGTGGCCGATACCGTCGACATCGAGCAGTGCAAGCAGCACTACTACGTTAGCCACGGCACCATCAATCCCACCGGGGTGGTGCCGCTGGGGCCCGATCCGCTGTTCTAG
- the dusA gene encoding tRNA dihydrouridine(20/20a) synthase DusA, with translation MTYAHTFSVAPMMDWTTRHCRFFLRQISTRALLYTEMVTTGALLHGDTERFLAFDPAEHPVALQLGGSDPRALAQCARMAEAHGYDEVNLNCGCPSDRVQGGGFGACLMREPALVADCVAAMRAACTIPVTVKCRIGVDDCDEDAFLEAFVDTVAAAGCERFIVHARKAWLQGLSPKQNREVPPLNYARVDALAAAHPELSIVLNGGLRDLDAARGQLGSDVAGVMLGRAAYENPWLLVDVDSRFHDAPPAVDCRETVLERMRDYIAREHAAGVPVAAITRHMLGLYRGQPRGRAFRRLLGETARRPDADAGIIDDALALMRGAVPDTLPRHDNSTVPA, from the coding sequence ATGACTTACGCGCACACATTCTCCGTGGCCCCGATGATGGACTGGACGACCCGGCACTGCCGGTTCTTCCTGCGCCAGATCAGCACGCGCGCGCTGCTGTACACGGAGATGGTGACCACCGGCGCCCTGCTGCACGGCGACACCGAGCGCTTTCTCGCCTTCGACCCCGCCGAGCACCCGGTGGCGCTGCAGCTGGGCGGCAGCGACCCGCGGGCGCTGGCGCAGTGCGCGCGCATGGCCGAGGCGCACGGCTACGACGAAGTCAATCTGAACTGCGGCTGCCCATCGGACCGCGTCCAGGGCGGCGGCTTCGGCGCCTGCCTGATGCGCGAGCCGGCACTGGTGGCCGACTGCGTCGCCGCGATGCGGGCGGCGTGCACGATCCCCGTCACGGTGAAGTGCCGCATCGGTGTCGACGACTGCGACGAGGACGCCTTCCTCGAGGCCTTCGTGGACACGGTCGCGGCCGCCGGCTGCGAACGCTTCATCGTCCACGCCCGCAAGGCCTGGCTGCAGGGCCTGTCGCCGAAGCAGAACCGCGAGGTGCCGCCGCTCAACTACGCCCGGGTCGATGCCCTCGCCGCCGCGCATCCCGAGCTGAGCATCGTGCTCAACGGCGGGCTGCGCGACCTCGATGCCGCCCGCGGGCAGCTGGGCAGCGATGTCGCGGGCGTCATGCTCGGGCGTGCCGCCTACGAGAATCCCTGGCTGCTCGTCGATGTCGACAGCCGCTTCCACGATGCCCCGCCCGCGGTCGACTGCCGCGAGACCGTGCTCGAACGCATGCGCGACTACATCGCGCGCGAGCACGCCGCCGGCGTGCCGGTCGCCGCCATCACCCGCCACATGCTCGGTCTCTACCGCGGCCAGCCGCGCGGTCGCGCCTTCCGTCGCCTGCTCGGCGAGACAGCCCGCCGACCCGACGCCGACGCGGGCATCATCGACGACGCACTCGCGCTCATGCGCGGTGCCGTTCCGGATACGCTTCCCCGCCACGACAACTCCACGGTCCCCGCATGA
- a CDS encoding peptidylprolyl isomerase, giving the protein MTFKRVLAAVSLGAAASGAAHAADSGDVILHTSAGAITLSLDSGAAPLSVENFLAYARDGHYDGTIFHRVIPGFMIQGGGMEPDMGSRPTREPIANEAGNGLTNARGSVAMARTSAPDSATSQFFINLKDNAFLEPGGVDPHGYAVFGRVISGMDVVDSIAAVETTRRAGHADVPVGPVIIERVEVVAAAE; this is encoded by the coding sequence ATGACATTCAAGCGCGTTCTCGCTGCCGTCTCCCTCGGTGCCGCCGCTTCCGGCGCTGCCCACGCCGCCGATTCCGGCGACGTCATCCTCCACACCAGCGCCGGCGCGATCACGCTGTCGCTCGACTCCGGGGCCGCTCCGCTGTCGGTCGAGAACTTCCTGGCCTACGCCCGCGACGGCCATTACGACGGCACCATCTTCCATCGCGTCATTCCCGGCTTCATGATCCAGGGCGGCGGCATGGAACCCGACATGGGCAGCCGCCCGACACGCGAGCCCATCGCGAACGAGGCCGGCAACGGGCTGACCAACGCGCGCGGCAGCGTGGCGATGGCGCGCACCAGCGCGCCGGACTCGGCCACCAGCCAGTTCTTCATCAACCTCAAGGACAACGCCTTCCTCGAACCCGGTGGCGTCGACCCGCACGGCTATGCGGTCTTCGGGCGCGTGATCTCGGGCATGGATGTGGTGGACAGCATCGCCGCGGTGGAGACGACGCGACGCGCCGGACACGCGGACGTCCCCGTGGGGCCGGTCATCATCGAGCGCGTGGAGGTCGTCGCGGCCGCGGAATGA
- a CDS encoding UDP-2,3-diacylglucosamine diphosphatase has translation MLVSDIHLPGGPSAYRDGLLALLEDVDADAIYLLGDIFEYWLGDDVSGAEHAPVLAALRRRAEGGTRIHFMAGNRDFLVSPALLASNGVTMLPDPAVVMLPDGPALLSHGDQWCTQDHAYQRWRRFAHYPAARRGFLALPRSIRRAIAHRLRAGRARATEADILDVADAAIDSAFRENGIQRIIHGHTHRPAHHRHAGGDRFVLPDWRPDDHRYLLATSTGLAEFRLE, from the coding sequence GTGCTCGTGTCGGACATCCATCTGCCGGGTGGCCCCTCCGCGTACCGCGACGGCCTGCTCGCCCTGCTCGAGGATGTCGACGCCGACGCGATCTACCTGCTCGGCGACATCTTCGAGTACTGGCTGGGCGACGATGTCTCGGGTGCCGAGCACGCCCCGGTGCTGGCCGCCCTGCGGCGCCGTGCCGAAGGCGGCACGCGCATCCACTTCATGGCCGGCAACCGTGACTTCCTGGTGTCTCCGGCGCTGCTGGCAAGCAACGGCGTGACGATGCTGCCCGACCCCGCGGTGGTGATGCTGCCGGACGGCCCGGCCCTCCTGTCGCATGGCGATCAATGGTGCACACAGGATCACGCCTATCAGCGCTGGCGTCGCTTCGCCCACTACCCGGCCGCGCGCCGCGGCTTTCTCGCTCTGCCGCGTTCCATCCGCCGGGCCATCGCGCACCGGCTGCGCGCCGGGCGCGCCCGCGCAACGGAAGCCGACATCCTCGACGTTGCGGACGCGGCCATCGACAGCGCCTTCAGGGAAAATGGCATCCAGCGCATCATCCACGGGCATACACACCGTCCGGCCCACCATCGTCACGCAGGCGGAGACCGCTTTGTGCTCCCCGATTGGCGGCCCGACGACCACCGCTATCTGCTTGCCACTTCGACCGGCCTCGCCGAATTTCGGCTGGAATGA
- a CDS encoding TadE/TadG family type IV pilus assembly protein encodes MEFAFVFPVIFMLLYGTLHFGMVFTARLSLQHAAEEGAREALRFQQAEAGGIQVGCPGSDLVTEAEDQLQQRMARARQASCAQLDWLTAWGSPQIDTALCPTGVDCTTGGGALPDCGDTVDSSCQLIVTVTYPYAQQPIIPALPGFGIVSPTSLQGQARVRIDGRVL; translated from the coding sequence ATGGAATTCGCCTTCGTCTTCCCCGTCATCTTCATGCTGCTCTACGGCACGCTGCATTTCGGGATGGTCTTCACCGCGCGACTGAGCCTGCAGCACGCGGCGGAGGAAGGAGCGCGGGAGGCGCTGCGCTTTCAACAGGCCGAAGCCGGCGGCATCCAGGTCGGATGCCCCGGCAGTGATCTCGTCACCGAGGCAGAGGATCAACTTCAGCAGCGCATGGCGCGGGCGCGCCAGGCGAGCTGCGCGCAGCTCGACTGGCTCACCGCATGGGGAAGCCCGCAGATCGACACGGCCCTGTGCCCCACCGGCGTGGATTGCACGACCGGCGGCGGCGCCCTCCCCGATTGCGGCGACACCGTCGATAGCAGCTGCCAGCTCATCGTGACCGTGACCTACCCCTACGCCCAGCAGCCCATCATTCCCGCATTGCCCGGATTCGGCATCGTTTCGCCGACCTCGCTGCAGGGCCAGGCCCGCGTGCGCATCGACGGAAGGGTGCTCTGA
- a CDS encoding TadE/TadG family type IV pilus assembly protein, which translates to MTSHRRNQRGSVVLEAALVLPAMLLLLWGVVSFGAIFYTQIALTRAAEDGATAANLLRASFSEGGNIPSDDVERIKDEIINSLSASPIAPKEHNGTIGDRRAWLAEVRNNIQLISSDCNGASCLRIRIVFPYDNGSGTRILPSITIPVIGDMNWLPDTLVGEASVLL; encoded by the coding sequence ATGACAAGCCATCGCCGGAACCAGCGCGGCAGTGTGGTACTGGAAGCAGCCCTCGTGCTCCCGGCAATGCTCCTGCTGCTCTGGGGCGTGGTGAGCTTCGGCGCCATCTTCTACACGCAGATTGCTCTCACGCGCGCAGCCGAGGACGGCGCGACAGCCGCCAATCTGCTCCGCGCCAGCTTCAGCGAGGGCGGCAACATTCCGTCCGACGACGTGGAGCGCATCAAGGACGAGATCATCAATTCCCTGTCGGCATCGCCCATCGCCCCCAAGGAACACAACGGCACCATCGGCGACCGGCGCGCCTGGCTGGCCGAGGTCCGCAACAACATTCAGCTCATTAGCAGCGACTGCAACGGAGCGAGCTGCCTGCGGATACGGATCGTATTCCCCTACGACAACGGATCCGGAACACGAATCCTGCCAAGCATCACGATTCCCGTGATCGGGGACATGAACTGGCTACCCGATACGCTGGTGGGCGAAGCCAGCGTCCTGCTCTAG
- a CDS encoding TadG family pilus assembly protein, translating to MIHPGRQPRQRQQGAIAMFAALGISVMISVLAILDIGFLYHYKRDYQKAADLAALAGTEELRAACEDAKNRATTSAQANLGNTGVQSILPECGVWEKGDEDTPSSFTPDSGVDRNALRVTVSGNPPRFLIPGERTITATAVAVAQRPQASLNIRSTLVSLEDGVVNALLGALLGSNVSLNVVGWEGVANADVNLLDFLNELAFLEGIEVSADIGTYENLLAADVSLLNLVNATIEAVGPESIAGVNLGLLRTDLLDLTLGGLEIPLGDLLSLGLGTETAGLDLGVNAFDLVQAFVQAASAEHALAAGVGVNLPGVAGVSLRASVIEPPQIAVVGNPARIDPVDPRNGDGRIYVRTAQVRLLLGVDLGVLGLLNEVLAHLPLLNLEVLGSDLDVGLNVGGAEAWVTDHNCALDGDKSLDVDTATAAANLGVGVYSPAALNDFFGSGTPFPDADLLNILSLSVGPITVAKIGISANVPVAESSQSLVYDNLPPEPEQLPEISDPESDDMYQQISSQDIVASLSNTLTGLELEVTILNSELLGNLLEGVLALVGNLVLAPLSLLLDPIVNALLNILGVNLAEADVGARMSCMLGGAALVH from the coding sequence ATGATCCATCCAGGAAGGCAGCCCCGGCAGCGCCAGCAGGGCGCGATCGCCATGTTCGCGGCGCTCGGTATCAGCGTGATGATCTCCGTGCTGGCGATTCTCGATATCGGTTTCCTCTACCACTACAAGCGCGACTACCAGAAGGCCGCCGACCTCGCGGCCCTTGCCGGCACTGAGGAGCTGCGAGCGGCCTGCGAGGATGCCAAGAACCGCGCCACTACCAGCGCGCAGGCCAACCTCGGCAATACCGGCGTGCAGAGCATCCTCCCGGAGTGCGGGGTATGGGAGAAGGGCGACGAAGACACCCCTTCCAGCTTCACGCCCGACTCGGGTGTCGACCGCAACGCCCTGAGGGTGACCGTTTCCGGGAACCCGCCGCGCTTTCTGATCCCCGGCGAGCGCACCATCACCGCCACCGCGGTGGCGGTCGCTCAGCGGCCGCAGGCCTCGCTGAACATCCGCTCAACCCTGGTCTCGCTTGAGGACGGCGTCGTCAATGCCCTGCTCGGCGCATTGCTCGGCAGCAACGTGTCGCTTAACGTCGTTGGCTGGGAAGGCGTGGCCAACGCCGACGTCAACCTGCTCGACTTTCTCAATGAGCTTGCTTTCCTCGAAGGTATCGAGGTCAGCGCCGACATCGGCACCTATGAGAACCTGCTGGCTGCCGATGTCAGCCTGCTCAACCTGGTCAATGCCACCATCGAGGCCGTCGGCCCCGAGAGCATCGCCGGCGTCAACCTGGGACTGCTGAGGACTGACCTGCTGGACCTGACCCTTGGCGGCCTGGAGATTCCGTTGGGCGATCTGCTCTCGCTCGGTCTCGGCACCGAGACGGCGGGACTCGACCTCGGCGTAAATGCCTTCGACCTGGTACAGGCCTTCGTCCAGGCCGCCAGCGCGGAGCACGCCCTGGCCGCTGGCGTCGGCGTGAACCTCCCCGGCGTGGCCGGCGTCTCGCTCCGCGCCAGCGTCATCGAACCGCCGCAGATCGCCGTCGTCGGCAACCCGGCGCGGATCGACCCGGTCGACCCCAGGAACGGCGACGGGCGCATCTATGTGCGCACCGCCCAGGTACGGCTGCTGCTCGGTGTCGATCTGGGGGTGCTCGGTTTGCTCAACGAGGTGCTCGCTCACCTGCCGTTGTTGAACCTGGAGGTGCTTGGCAGCGATCTCGACGTCGGCCTGAATGTCGGCGGCGCGGAGGCCTGGGTGACCGACCACAACTGCGCATTGGATGGGGACAAGTCCCTGGACGTGGACACCGCGACCGCCGCCGCCAATCTGGGCGTCGGCGTCTACAGCCCCGCCGCACTGAACGACTTCTTCGGCTCCGGCACGCCCTTTCCCGACGCCGATCTGCTCAACATTCTGAGCCTCTCGGTAGGGCCGATCACGGTGGCCAAAATCGGCATCAGCGCCAATGTCCCGGTGGCGGAGTCTTCGCAGTCCCTGGTCTATGACAACTTGCCGCCCGAGCCCGAGCAGCTGCCGGAGATCAGTGACCCGGAAAGCGACGACATGTACCAGCAGATTTCAAGTCAGGACATCGTCGCGAGCCTGTCAAACACCCTCACCGGCCTCGAGCTTGAGGTCACGATCCTGAATTCGGAGCTTCTCGGTAACCTTCTCGAAGGGGTGCTGGCCCTCGTCGGCAATCTCGTTCTCGCACCGCTCAGCCTGCTGCTCGACCCCATTGTCAACGCCTTGCTCAACATTCTTGGCGTCAACCTCGCCGAAGCCGATGTCGGCGCGCGCATGAGCTGCATGCTTGGCGGCGCGGCGCTGGTGCATTAG
- a CDS encoding ferritin-like domain-containing protein: MAESDARWRAIRDALLSADPDDKRARVAALDGLSAPCHPDAPATALAGAPGRPPRPVLLHPRDVPTRGLGSEAGRVALLHAVAHIEFNAINLALDAAARFPGMPDAFYRDWLSVAADEARHFGMLRDRLADHGVAYGDHPAHNGLWEMAEKTTHDPLHRMALVPRVLEARGLDVTPGMIARLEQAGDRRSADVLRVILDEEVRHVAIGTRWFRWLCARHGLVSDATFTALLADYGVALRPPFNDTAREQAGFSRSEMMGAGPGRAPGRQTR; the protein is encoded by the coding sequence GTGGCGGAATCCGACGCGCGCTGGCGGGCGATTCGCGACGCGCTGCTGAGCGCCGATCCCGACGACAAGCGTGCGCGTGTCGCGGCGCTGGATGGCCTAAGCGCCCCATGCCATCCGGACGCGCCGGCGACCGCGCTCGCCGGCGCGCCGGGGCGCCCGCCCAGGCCGGTGCTGCTGCATCCGCGCGATGTGCCGACACGCGGGCTGGGCAGCGAGGCAGGGCGGGTGGCGCTGTTGCACGCGGTCGCCCACATCGAGTTCAACGCCATCAATCTGGCCCTCGATGCAGCAGCGCGCTTTCCGGGCATGCCGGATGCCTTCTACCGCGACTGGCTATCGGTGGCCGCCGACGAGGCGCGGCACTTCGGCATGCTGCGCGACCGGCTGGCCGATCACGGCGTGGCCTACGGCGATCATCCCGCGCACAACGGGCTCTGGGAGATGGCGGAGAAGACCACCCACGACCCGCTGCACCGCATGGCGCTGGTCCCGCGCGTGCTGGAAGCGCGCGGGCTCGACGTCACCCCCGGCATGATCGCGCGGCTGGAGCAGGCGGGCGACCGGCGCAGCGCCGATGTGCTGCGCGTCATCCTCGACGAGGAAGTCCGCCACGTCGCCATCGGCACACGCTGGTTCCGCTGGCTGTGCGCGCGGCACGGGCTGGTCTCGGACGCGACCTTCACGGCACTGCTTGCCGACTACGGTGTTGCGCTGCGCCCGCCGTTCAACGATACGGCGCGAGAACAGGCGGGTTTCAGCCGATCGGAAATGATGGGGGCTGGACCCGGTCGAGCGCCTGGCCGCCAAACTCGGTGA
- a CDS encoding O-succinylhomoserine sulfhydrylase produces the protein MAESSDTPAAPRPLGAGTLGVRGATLRTPWREHSPAIFATSSFVFDSAEQAAAVFAEREAGYVYSRFTNPTVEAFEKRLAVMEGAEAGIGTASGMSAILVLCMALLSEGDHVVASRTLFGSTISLFENILSRFGLCFSYVDPCDLDAWREAVTPSTRMLFVESPTNPLCEVVDIAGLAEIARAADARLVVDNCFLTPVFQQPIALGAHLVMHSATKYLDGQGRCVGGAIVGDQETVGGTLFRFMRTCGPSMSPFNAWSFLKGLETLQVRMEAHETRARQVAEALVAEDAVRHVYYPGLPDHPQHALASRQQGGFGGIVSFDLVDQAAAWRFIDRLQLASITANLGDTRTTVTHPASTTHLRIGPEARARAGIGDGLVRIAVGLEDAADLVDDIRGALR, from the coding sequence ATGGCTGAATCATCCGACACACCCGCTGCACCGCGGCCGCTCGGCGCCGGCACCCTCGGCGTGCGCGGCGCCACCCTGCGCACGCCCTGGCGCGAGCACTCGCCGGCGATCTTCGCCACCTCCAGCTTCGTCTTCGACTCGGCCGAGCAGGCGGCGGCGGTCTTCGCCGAGCGCGAGGCCGGCTACGTCTATTCGCGCTTCACCAACCCCACCGTCGAGGCTTTCGAGAAGCGGCTGGCGGTGATGGAGGGCGCCGAGGCCGGCATCGGCACGGCCTCGGGCATGAGCGCGATCCTGGTGCTGTGCATGGCGCTGCTGTCGGAGGGCGATCACGTCGTCGCCTCGCGCACCCTGTTCGGTTCCACCATCTCGCTGTTCGAGAACATCCTGTCGCGCTTCGGGTTGTGCTTCTCCTACGTCGATCCGTGCGATCTCGACGCCTGGCGCGAGGCGGTTACGCCGAGCACGCGCATGCTCTTTGTCGAGTCGCCCACCAACCCGCTGTGCGAGGTCGTCGACATCGCCGGCCTGGCGGAGATCGCGCGCGCCGCGGACGCCCGTCTGGTGGTCGACAATTGCTTCCTCACGCCGGTATTCCAGCAGCCGATCGCGCTCGGCGCGCACCTGGTCATGCACTCGGCGACCAAGTATCTGGACGGGCAGGGGCGCTGCGTCGGCGGTGCCATCGTCGGCGATCAGGAAACCGTGGGCGGCACCCTGTTCCGCTTCATGCGCACCTGCGGGCCGTCGATGAGCCCGTTCAACGCCTGGAGCTTCCTGAAGGGTCTGGAGACGCTGCAGGTGCGCATGGAAGCGCACGAGACCCGCGCACGGCAGGTCGCCGAGGCGCTGGTGGCCGAGGACGCCGTGCGCCACGTCTACTATCCGGGGCTGCCGGATCATCCGCAGCACGCGCTGGCCAGCCGCCAGCAGGGCGGCTTCGGCGGCATCGTCAGCTTCGACCTGGTCGATCAAGCCGCGGCCTGGCGCTTCATCGACCGCCTGCAGCTCGCCTCGATCACGGCCAATCTGGGCGACACCCGGACGACCGTGACGCATCCGGCGTCCACCACGCACTTGCGGATCGGGCCGGAAGCGCGGGCGCGTGCCGGCATCGGCGACGGCCTGGTGCGCATCGCGGTGGGCCTCGAGGACGCCGCCGACCTGGTCGACGACATCCGCGGCGCACTGCGCTGA